In Eucalyptus grandis isolate ANBG69807.140 chromosome 4, ASM1654582v1, whole genome shotgun sequence, the following proteins share a genomic window:
- the LOC104441139 gene encoding putative receptor-like protein kinase At4g00960 yields the protein MIAPPRSAVPLLLSLLTLAASAHGADPLKHFCGTNGNFTANGTYGENLKALLTSVVAAAAADAAAAAADYGFYNLSTSGGSPDAVNAIALCRGDVGAAECQRCLNESAPDIVRRCPVQKEAIILYANCMLRYSNRSIFRTNENLPAYGLANPKKVTNNVDQFNQVLRNLMDGLRDRAASGNSTRKFAVGNATAPNFQTLFGLVQCTPDLSWLQCDNCLMNAIGRIPWCCDQKQGGRVITPSCNIRFEVYPFFDPSAYESPPSPPESPVSPSPPPTNNPSPKGKDTNSGRITLIITIPAVGLSLLVAGILCICLRSRRLKKNFGTVPVDEISNAESLQFDLNIIREATNDFSDSNKLGQGGFGVVYKGTLANGQFIAVKRPSVDLRQGNQEFKNEVLLVARLQHRNLVRLLGFCLEERERLLIYEFVPNSSLDHFIYDPVRRSQLGWQRRQKIIGGIARGLLYLHEDSQLRIIHRDLKAGNILLDAEMNPKISDFGTARLFAVDQTRDATSRVVGTYGYMAPEYAMHGLFSVKSDVFSFGVLLLEIISGQKSSRFCNGNTTEGLLSYAYRSWREGTPSDLIDPNLADGSRTEMLRCVHVGLLCVQEIEADRPTMGAVVLMLSSYSTTLPLPSRPAFILPSIPESDTTPQVMVTHSNRTENRQIQESVNEASITELYPR from the exons ATGATCGCTCCGCCGCGTTCCGCCGTCCCCCTCCTCCTCTCACTCCTCAccctcgccgcctccgcccATGGCGCCGACCCTCTCAAACACTTCTGCGGGACCAACGGCAACTTCACCGCCAACGGCACCTACGGGGAAAACCTCAAGGCCCTCCTCACCTCCGTcgttgctgccgccgccgcggatgccgccgccgccgctgccgacTACGGGTTCTACAACCTCTCCACCAGCGGCGGGAGCCCCGATGCCGTCAATGCCATCGCCCTCTGCCGGGGCGACGTCGGGGCCGCCGAATGCCAGAGGTGCCTGAACGAATCCGCCCCCGACATCGTCCGCCGGTGCCCGGTGCAGAAGGAGGCGATCATCTTGTACGCAAACTGCATGCTCCGGTACTCGAACCGCTCCATTTTTCGGACCAACGAGAATTTGCCAGCCTACGGCTTGGCGAACCCCAAGAAAGTCACCAACAACGTCGATCAGTTCAATCAG GTTTTGCGCAATCTGATGGATGGTTTGAGAGACCGAGCTGCAAGCGGCAATTCGACGAGGAAATTTGCCGTCGGGAATGCGACAGCTCCAAACTTCCAGACTCTGTTTGGACTCGTGCAGTGCACTCCAGACTTGTCGTGGCTACAATGCGACAATTGTTTGATGAATGctattggaagaattccttggTGTTGTGATCAGAAACAAGGAGGAAGGGTTATTACTCCCAGTTGCAATATCAGGTTTGAAGTATACCCTTTTTTTGATCCTTCGGCTTATGAGtcgccaccatcaccaccagAATCGCCAGTTTCTCCTTCACCTCCTCCAACGAATAACCCATCCCCTAAAG GAAAGGATACTAACTCAGGTCGTATTACCCTCATTATCACGATCCCAGCTGTTGGATTATCTCTTTTAGTTGCTGGAATATTATGCATCTGTTTGAGGTcaagaagattgaagaaaaatttcGGAA CTGTACCTGTAGATGAAATCAGCAATGCAGAATCCCTGCAGTTCGACTTGAATATAATCAGAGAGGCAACAAATGACTTCTCTGACTCAAATAAGTTGGGACAAGGTGGATTTGGCGTAGTTTACAAG gGAACATTGGCCAATGGACAATTTATAGCAGTAAAAAGGCCGTCTGTAGATTTGAGACAAGGTAATCAAGAATTTAAGAATGAGGTCCTCTTGGTTGCAAGGCTTCAACACCGGAATTTGGTTAGGCTCTTAGGATTTTGCCTGGAGGAAAGAGAAAGGCTTCTTATCTATGAATTCGTACCAAACTCAAGCCTGGATCATTTTATATATG ATCCTGTTAGGCGTAGCCAGCTGGGTTGGCAAAGGCGTCAAAAGATAATAGGGGGCATTGCTCGTGGGCTTCTTTATCTTCACGAGGATTCTCAACTTCGAATCATTCATCGAGATCTTAAAGCGGGCAATATTTTGCTTGACGCAGAGATGAACcctaaaatttcagattttggtaCAGCAAGGCTATTTGCGGTGGATCAAACTCGAGACGCCACAAGTAGGGTTGTTGGCACTTA TGGGTACATGGCTCCAGAGTATGCAATGCATGGATTATTCTCAGTCAAGTCAGATGTCTTTAGTTTTGGGGTGTTGCTACTAGAGATTATTAGTGGTCAAAAAAGTAGCCGCTTCTGCAATGGGAATACCACGGAGGGCCTTCTTAGCTAT GCATATAGGAGTTGGAGGGAAGGGACCCCCTCAGATCTCATAGATCCTAATTTGGCTGATGGTTCGAGGACCGAAATGTTGAGGTGCGTTCATGTTGGATTGCTGTGTGTTCAAGAAATCGAGGCCGACAGACCAACCATGGGTGCGGTGGTTTTGATGCTCAGTAGTTACTCCACCACCTTGCCACTGCCATCACGACCTGCATTCATTTTGCCTAGTATCCCTGAATCTGACACAACTCCGCAGGTGATGGTAACTCATTCGAATCGAACCGAAAACAGACAAATTCAAGAATCAGTGAACGAGGCTTCTATCACCGAGCTATATCCTCGATGA